In Mytilus trossulus isolate FHL-02 chromosome 10, PNRI_Mtr1.1.1.hap1, whole genome shotgun sequence, the DNA window tgattgccaatgagacaactgtccacaagagcaGTTCTTCAATAAAAGAAAAGTGTGTGTCTTTGACAAAAAAGGCAATGCACAGACAATTGAAAACATAACATTAATAAGATAGAAAACATAATCCCATTTAAAAgcaaatacaaacattgttGAAATAGTGGATTTTGTTACTTGTACATATCATGTGaacatgttttatgaataattataGGATACTGAGAGTTATCTTCATTCTAAAAAATCATCTACCTAAATTTGAAATTACTCAAACTGTTAGTACTTTCAGCACGTCAAATAGTAATGTTTAGGCTTGAAGATATCTAcgaataaaatatcatttacatataaatttaagtttttaGGTTGAAAATGCTGCAGTAGATATATTGACAAACCATTCACTCAAATCATTCTTGACAAGATttaacaacaattaaaaattatgaaaatcaaaatcctGTCAGTATGATTATTCCTGTTATCTTAGTATGTGTCAAAAAAGTATTCTGCAAAATAGGggtctactttaaaaaaaacaacaacaaaaaaaacccaaaaaaaaccaaacaaacaaacatgtaagtcctaagaaaacaaaacatatactgTATATGCAGACGAGCGGAATGACATAACTTAACAAAAAACATCTCATCTCCATCTTCTTGTCGCCCCTGCATACCTAGAACTGTCAGGTAAATCCCATGTTAATAGGCTGATGTATTTGATAGTCAAGAACTGAAATGAGGGAATTCTTTCAATGACGGATTGGTCGATGATAACACAGGTAATTTCTAAAGATCAtgggaatttgatatatttcagaGGAAAACTGATAGGTTTCCTTATTTTCTGTCTACTCTTTTGGAATGTTTAATCTTATAAAAAGGTGTGGCCCCGTCCATTCACAGTTCTATTTCTCTACAATGAAAATGTGATACCAatccatttatttgtttaacactgaaaattaaaaaaaaacagtaactattttttattacacTTAACTCTATCTTCTTATCAATTAGAGTTGTAGACCATGCAAGCACATCAGCAGTGTGGAGTactataaattataatcctggtacctttgataactatttacaacactgggtcgatgccactgctggtggaggtgtcgtccccgagggtatcaccagcccagtagtccaCATTACgatgttgacataaatatcaataatgtggtaatttttataaatttcctgtttacaaaacattgagttttacgaaaaactaaggattctCTTATCCagggcatagattaccttagccgtatttggcacaactttttggaattttggatcctcaatgctcttcaactttgtacttatttggctttataaatactttggatatgagcgtcactaatgattcttatgtagacgaaacgcgcgtctggcgtactaaattataatcctggtaccttttattACTATTTACAAAGGCGAccacttttgtttttgtttttgttttggtggaGATGAGGGTATGAAGATTTATagttatatttgattattttgctTGATATTGTGAGGGGAATAAGAGGTGTAAATTAGTGATACAGCAACTTAAGagcaaaatgaaattaaaacgaAATCTTGGGCTTAGTACAAGATTTCCGAAGAGTCTTCTAAATTGACCCCAGTCTACAAAAGTTTgtacaaaattttttttaaatacaaaactaGGTAATTAACACTAAACTTGTACAAATCTCGATTTATTTATAAcgatataaataaagaaaaaagtaaaaacacaaaaataccgaactccgaggaaaattcaaaaaggaaaatccaaaatcaaaagtccaaacatcaaacacatcaaacgaatggataacaactgtcatattcctgacttggtacaggcattttacaGAAAATACTGCAATCATTATTAAGTTTACTTGGAAGTTACAGTGGTCTTCTTCTATACTGGATATACTTCAGATTGTCTATCAAAAccttttattccatattccgatATCTTATCAGAAAGTTGAATTAGTACTTATAGAACAGGTGAAAATTCATGAAGTAGTAAATAAACACAATATGGAGATAATAAGATTGAGATTGATAGAGATggaaataatataatttgaaaataagaacGATAAATAATAAACGCATATACGAAGTGCACGCCATATTTACAGTAATGGAAATAAGCATCAAGCTGGAACTTTTAGTACTTATTGTTATGGATTGTATGTATCATTTGGCTTGCTTATCAGGGTGAGTACAAAAATTCACTCTTATTAAATTGAACTGCTTAGAACTGCTTTATTAACTTCTtagtaaatattattgatatccGCTGAAAGagggaaaatatataaatgtataaatgtatttacTAAATGTCAAGTGGCAAATACATTTCAATTCCACGTTACATGCTTCTAGAAAAACTTATCTCCTTCGGATACAAAAGAGACCAAAAGCTAAAGATgcaaaacaacacataaaacaacaaaaggatGAAGGACCTAACATGCCTAATGCCCTAACAGGCAAAATAGTTCTAGtaaaattacataaattatCAACTGATGACGTATCAATTATATCATTACCGAAATAAAGAAGCTATCAGTTGGATTGTATTCTAGGGGACGTACCGTTCACAATCAGTGGTATAGATTTAGTTATGAGGATATTAAACTCAACATTTGTATCATGTGGAACTGTGGGCTATGGCTCACTATTGTAACCCCCGCTTTGAAGTATTCGGTAGACATGACGTTGTAGAACAATGGCTGAGAAAACCCACCACAAGGTAAAGCATCCTCATATAGATATTGAATATCATGGAAACATGTGATAGAAATATCTTGAAATGAACGAACATACAAATCGACAAGGGTAAAACAACATACCTCCTTTAAACGGTGCTGGGGTATATATACAAATTGGAGTAATTGGTTTGCGTTGCTGTGTTGCTTTGTAATGGAGAGCatgtatttattgtttacatCCTAATCCTCTCCTTTGGTCTCTGATAGATAATTGTGTGATTTGCAGTCatgccacatctccttattttcctACTTAGCCAGTTGTTCGATTCTATTAGTTGATTTATTGAAGTTTAAATACTTCACTTTTTCAGGCATGTTTGTACAAGAGAGCGAGCTGAGAATTATCTAACATCGTACAATCAGGCTTTCATATGCCAGGAGAGATATACAACCAGCTGTGGGCATCTTGATTGGAGGAGGTGTACAAAATATCGGTATACATTATATcttcaaatatgatttttaacCTCAGTTTTAGTCTATaacacggatttgttttctctcatcCGATGTATGACTATCAAACAgtgttatactactgttttttttatattaaatgtagATGCTTGTAAATTCACAAAAGGGTAGAAAAgtcaagaagaaaaaaactattcatttgttttcttaaaacaacaattgtattttcctagattattttttatacaatgtcATTATGTGAACATTAAAAGTTCGCAAAACCAAACAAGACTCCCGTTTATAAGTGTTCGTTCGATCACACATAATAAATTATGCAGAGCTCCCGAAACTGTATTGGTGTATCAGGTTCATACGTATGTGATATTGAAAAGCTATAAACaattttccatttctttttattattgcgctattatattaatatgctagaggtacaaaaatttaaacagtGTACGATACATGCTATTCGATAATTGGTacatatgatatacatgtaggttaAATGCAGTATCTTTATCGGGTATTACAGAAATGTTTCCAGAGCTACATATATAATAGAAGAATACATTGCAAATGTTTTGGATAAACGTAAACatcaattattatatatagaaattttaacCTTTCATTGCGACAATCTGTAAATGCTAgcacaataaatgaaaaataatgtaaaatttataattgaCTTCAATGAATGTTAATGTGATTAGATCAAATGTACAGCATATGACAAGACTGGAAATAATGAAACTAATAAAACcctaaaaactttatttttcgttacagaatacaaacatgtttcactccaaaacaaaaatacgCCATTCGTTATCATCAAATAGAAGCATGCTGTTCAGGGTGGAGGGAAGATGGGTCTGGAAAATGTACAGTACGTAAGTACAATGAAATGGGTGAACATTAGATATAAATATCTATGTAGATTTTAGTGACTTAAAATTGAATAACTAAGTTTCAGATTTTAGTCTAAAACTTGACGAATTAGAATAGGAATTTTAAGGAAGGGGTTCGTTCTAAATATTTGCTATGTCCAGAAGAAGCAAACTGactaataatatttttgaaacaaccaacaattaatcattatttttacaatgttacttaaaaaacaaatttgaattcATTAATTCATACGATGTTTACTATGAAAAGTGTGTTTGGTGTTTAGTGTAAGTAAAATCCATCTATGATGTAAATGCACTATGCCTTGAACTGAAcaaatgttgtatgattgccgatgacataactctacaagagaccaaatgacacagatataaATAACCATAGGTCACCATACTGTCTATAacgatgagcaaagcccatgccgcaaAGTCATCTACAAATGGCTTCGAAATGGCAAATAcgaaacatttcaaacgagaacaattacgtataaaattataatcctggtacttttgataactatttacaccactgggtcgatgccactgctggtggacgtttcgtccccgagggtttcaccagcccagtagtcagcatttcggtgttgacatgaatatcaattatatggttatttttataaattttctgtttacaaaactttgaatttttcgaaataccaaggattttcttaccccaggagtagattaccttagccgtatttggcacaattttttgtaattttggatcctcaatgctcttcaactttgtatttatttggcttttaaactatttcgatctgagcgtcactgatgagtcttatgtagacgaaacgcgcgtctggcgtataaaattataatcctggtacttttgataactatttacaccactgggtcgatgccactgctggtggacgtttcgtccccgagggtatcaccagcccagtagtcagcatttcggtgttgacatgaatatcaattatatggttatttttataaattttctgtttacaaaactttgaatttttcgaaatactaaggattttcttaccccaggagtagattaccttagccgtatttggcacaactttttggaattttggatcctcaatgctcttcaactttgtatttatttggcttttaaactatttcgatctgagcgtcactgatgagtcttatgtagacgaaacgcgcgtctggcgtataaaattataatcctggtacttttgataactatatggcttaatttatgtacaaattaATGAAAGATAAACAACTAAATatcacaacaacaaacaaagcTTCTGGCTTAGGACATGCGAATACAGAATGTGGAGGGGTTTAATATGTTGAAGTGTTTTTTCTATCGTCTCATGATTTACATTCTTTCTATTCCTTTTATTTAAGCTACTTGTTCACGAGAATGTCAGAATGGTGGATCATGTGTAGCTGTAGGTAACATGCCCGGATGTCTTTGTCAAGAAGGTTTTCATGGAGATACATGTCAGCATGGTACGTAGTAGTTTTTGCGCATCACGATGCAAAGATATAGGTTTCATTATGTTTTCATGACAAATTTTGCTACTTAACAAAAGCTGTAATGATGGACGTCCTGATAATATGACTAAAATAACAGCTGGGCCTGTTGGATAGAATGacgaaaaaaattgaatattggaAATAAGAATTTGAATGTATTAAAGCAACAGTAGATGCCGGGCATTCGAACCAACTAAGTGTTTActtaaaagtaataaaacagCTGAGCAGATAaaagaaacattattttattggaGTAATTATTAGCTGATATATCTTAACTTTTGTTTATCATTATTGTCAATCTAGTTTGTCTAATTATTCTATACAAATCTAGCACAAAACGAATGGAAGTTGTGGCACACCGTGGCAGTATCGTCTGGGGCAGTGTTTCTCATAATTGTTATTACCTTAGCTGTGGTTGTAACATACGGATGCAAGAGAACAGGGTGAGGGTTATTGATGAATATTTAAGGTCTAGTATTGTCAACCtgagaaaaaagaaatgatagaaaataatgtttaaaaaaacctgCGTTCTTAATTATCTTATTCGACACCAGCCTAAAAATCTGTCAAAATCACAGGTGCGACGTATTTGCAACTTAAAATCAAAGTTGTTGtcattgtttaaaaaacttCCTTAGTATAACCattgaacaatttgaaaataaatttgaaagaatGGACTAAAACACTTAAAACAGCATAATTGATAATTGTGATGGCGTTAAccttatatataaagttaagaCATTAAAACTGGGGGGCGTTATCGGGCAGTTCTATGAAAAGTCAAATGTATTAGTTATACATTTCCCGTATTCATAGGACATCTTGTTGAAACAAAATACACCCATGATAATAGTTAAAAAgcacattatttttctttaatttcgtATGAAGGTCCTAATTTGGGTACTTTGAGAAAATAATGTGTatctatgtataaaaaaaaaatctaaatatctACATTAAATAACTGATCTGCTGACATACCTTGGTGAGAGGTGAGGCAAAACAGTTCTATATTTACTTCCAAGTCTTATTTAGACCAAATAACATTTAATCACTTCACAATTAATAATTCAAAGCATAAAAAGATACAAAGATGGATAAACTGCACAATGActaaaggaaattaaataataacagtTCGCGACATATGTTTCTACAGATAATTTTTTATTGCATAACACAAATCTCAAACCATGATGATGAACTTGATCATGTTCCCCGTAACGAAAAACAGCTCGTGTTTATGGTGATCATAATAAGCAGTTAAAAGATTATGATGGATAGTGTTATGCCATGAGCAATGAAAACATCTAAGACAAATGAAACATATGAAACAATATTGGAAGTTTTGTATAATTGACAATTggttcttttaattttcagtgGATATCAAAGACTTCCTCAGAAGgaaataatttgtttgaaagCACCAAGTACAATAAGTACATACACTACGACTCAAACAAACACTGAGAACTATGATCAACCCAATGACGACGTGTGTAATACCGTGTATCCTTCGGCGCCTCATATGACAAATGTACCAGATAgcatacaaaaattataaattattgaatttGTGATCAAAGAGATTAATTATTGAAcaataaaaactttaatatttcatattacTGCACACGTGAAATAAAACACTTGTGATCAAAATGTTCATCAAATAGTTCATGATTATGAGGAATTTGAGGTGCAACGAAGCAGCAATGCAAAgacaaaaataaccaaaattaatcGAGAGATGAACAATGTGAATTTCGATAGTCAatctaattatttttaaaataaacgtCATGCTCATAGATTTCCCCTTTTTGAATTAGCTTTGTAGTTCAATATTGTTGATCTACTTTTATTTTGAAGTTCAGTTACACTTAGCCCATGAATGTAAAGTACAATACAAATGATAGGTTTTCCGAGTTATATCTACTATGATAAAGTTACATATTTACTGCAAATTGTTTGGTATGAGGAATTTGGCGCCTTACAataggccacctacggacccctcgcTGGTTCTTTAATTTGCAGAGAGTGTGATACACAGTATACCCTTAGCATCGGATAGAACAATTTTGATCTGACGTAATTGTTACACATTTTAATCACAGTATATCGATAGCTCAGTTTAATTATAACAGTTTTACTTCTGTATGAAAGACAATCAAGATTAACCATATATCTGTACCAAAAGAGTTATGCTTCTTTTGTTGAGTTGTCTGAattcaattacatgtataagatCTTATCTGATTTATGCGAGAGTTCTGATGGCATATTAGCATTTACAGTCCCAATGTTTCTGCACCTACTGCTCATTGTGGTAAAAAATGCCTCTTCAGTTATGCTCGagacaaaaatatttgataacccAAAAATTAAAGACCTGGCGAAACCAAAAGGGTCAAAAGCATATAGCCAAAACCGgacatgattaaaaaaatatataaataacggTTATAAGGCATTTTATCATTAGTAATGATTTGTGTATAGCCGTAGAACCAACATTTTGGAttacatgaaatattaagaGGGGGCACGTGTTCTATAACAAGAAAAACCTCAtatgaataaatacatatatatgcatgAATGATAGCATACGGGAGGGTTCCTCGCAACTTTAGACATAGACAAGAAAAGATATTTGTAAAACTTTAATGTGTTCAAATGTCTGTGTGGCCAGATAAACTAAGTACaaaccattttaaaattaactgaTACACGAATAAGAAGCTGAAAAGTATAAAAgctatgaaataaaattcaattattcGAATTGATGGTTTGACGCTGTTCCCTTTGCAAAAGAATCTTTGATCTAAGGTATAATTATGCTTAATTAcgacaaatttaatttaatcgatattcatgtaaaaaaaaggaCGAACATTTTACACTGTATGCACATAGACGATGAAAGCGAAACATTAAGATAAAACGTTgtgataaaattaattaaatataactgactgtttttaagtttaaatcgtagaatttgataaatttcaaaactttgccttttttaataaatgatatgcaagaaaaattgaaagaaaaagtGTAACTTAATTCTTTAATGGAATACATTTCCGTTCAAATCCTTCCTTTAAACTATTGACAGTTCAAAGTAAATAGTAGATACTACATTAATAGATTGAATCAATAagtgaaaattattttacatgcataaccctgttattaaaattaatgttagACTGCATAATAACAGGTCTCGTTTATGGTTGCATGTTATTAAATGCTTTTATAGAAAAGGTAATAATTAACCACAGTATGctatcaaaatgtataaaattgagacaCCTTTCACGCAATTGTTTGACAAACTttgcaaatattcaaaagtGAGTAAACGTAAATAAAAAACGGTCATTTGCTTTCTATTTCTATGAATCAAAACCAAAGGGTTggataaggaaaaaaatattgaacaccTGAAAGTGAAACACATTTGGAGGTATGCATCTACATTCTACAGGATGCATGAATACACAGCCACGTATGAGCGGCATGTGGATGTATAATTGTGGTTTTATTTAAGGAGAATGTTATGCTCTTTGGACTTGCAATGTCCCTTGTAGTTGTTGTTTGGGGAGTCGTATGAACAGTAAAATACCCTCTGTTCGAGTGAGTCCAAATAGCATAGACATTCATAGATAACTATACTTTTTGAAGATTtagttttatcttttgaaacCGGCGACAGTTCCATTCAAAAAAGTGCAACTCTTCTGAAACTTGTTgacaaataaattgataaacatgGCATTGAATTCGTATTAAAATTGCAACTACGGAAAATATGATTGAACTCAATGCGAAACATACGATTTCaactaaaatattgaaatgcaatgtttattaaaaatacatgtaattcttTTGAGGTACCATTGACATAACTAGAATACAAACTATCGATGATGTAGGGAAGAACATATTTCATGATGGTGCTAACCAGATGTGTGGTtacaaagaaaaagtaaaaacacaaaaatactgaactccgaggaaattttaaaaaggaaagtccaaaatcaaaaggcaaaatcaaaagtttaaacacatcaaccgaatggataacaactgtcatattcctaacttggtagaGGCATTATCTAATgtataaaatggtggattgaacctgggtttatagctagctaaacctctcacttgtatgacagtcgcatcaatttccattacattgtcaacgattcgtgaacaaaacaaacatactcaaagagtaaaatgtcaaaaataggggcacagcagtcaacattgtgttatcatcttaaagcatacatcaaatttaacatcctCATTTTGCTTATCTTATAAGATTTAGGTTCTTAAGGCTAGGTGTGCGATAGAAATAATCTTCTATCTTTGCTCTCAACAACTACTATCCAAaaagcaacccaacaacaaacACGACCTCAAACATCtagaattcaaaaataaaaaagtaggAGTTTCATGACCTTATACGATACAAGTGCTTACTGGAACAACATCAGTTAATACTAGGCATGATGTTAagtgtatatttttataaacatcacTTAAACGGCAAAAAAAGGGTGTACGACCGAACCAGCGTAAtcttgaaatttgtaaaaaaaaaaacaaggccGTTAGGGCGTTACTAAGATGCAGTTTCAACGCAATACTTTTGAAAGATTGGCATGGAATCCTATGCATATTCAGACCATAGATATTCTGTTCGATGGATTATCATAAACCAATAGCAGTGGGCATTTTTTTACTTGGTATGATTTGTATGTGACACTAATAGCTATATAGTTATTATAGAGTTCGATCTATTTTACTTGATTTTCTATACTATGACTTTATCTTGATAAAGGTATATAACTAGTTTAATTTCGTCACTTGTTATTGTGCAAGTTCCAGGTCATGAAACTcctactttttttatttttgaattctaGATGTTTtaggttgtttttgttgttgggttggTTTTTGAATAGTGGTTGTTGAGTGCAAAGATAGAAGTTAATTTCTATCGCACACCCAGCCTTAAGAACCTAAAATACTAATATAGATTACTAAGCAGCACACACAATTACAACTACATTAATGAAAGTAGATTATTATACTTCTTAAATAAACAGGAAATTGaggtatgattgacaataagATCATTTTCGACCAGAGATCGAATGATACAGAAGTTAAAAACCATAGGTCACCAaaaaccttcaacaatgatcaatcACATAGCAAGTTAAAACAGGGACTCGTcataacaaaatgtgaaacaattcaatgagttttgaacatcggtacactattgttgcctttatctatggCCCTGTGCTGTCACTTTTCTGCTCTTCGGTCGAGTTGATGTTTTAACATAATATTTCCATTTGCCTTTATCAATTCTAATCATCAAAGTAAGCATGCAGGCTAATAAATTGGAACACCAGGTGCCCGCGTTGTCTTCATAAAAATTCATCAGATGCACTCGACTCCAAACAGGTAGAAAGCCATATCAAGTTAGAATTTGAACAACACAGAAAAACATGCAAATATTCCAATTGGTTGAACCAATTAGAATGCATATTAAATCCAACAAAGATTACATATGTCCATACTATATAAGATGTCCATACTATATAAGATGTCCATACTATATTAGATTTTATATTCATGTAACtagaaatacaaaacaaatcttaCCTAATAGCATGCTAACacaagtcatttgtatgcatttaatccattcgtttgattcgtttgagcttttgatttgccatttgattatggactttccgttttgaattttcctcttttacattgtcttatcggggccttttataactgactatgcggtatgggctttgctcattgttgaaggccatacggtgacctatagttgttaatgtttgtgtcattttggtcttttgtggatatttgtctcattaacaatcttaccacatcttcttttttaaatgttcaaagtGATAACAGTTTAGCACAAGTAATAAGTATGTATTAACAAAAGGAAAGGTTTTATACAAAGTGTCACGCTTTCTCGTTTTAAGAGATAATCTTATCTAACATTAGTATATGTAatctttaaattattgtttaatataaaacaaaaaagaagatgtggtatgattgccaatgagacaactatccacaaaagaccaaaatgacacaaacattaacaactataggtcaccgtacggccttcaacaatgaacaaagcccataccgcatagtcagctataaaaggccccgataagacaatgtaaaacaattcaaacgagaaaattaacggccttatttatgtaaaaacaaatgaacgaaaaacaaatatgtaacacataaataaacgacaaccactgaattacaggctcctgacttgggacaggtacatacatacataatgtggcggggttaaacatgttaccGGGATCCCAACCCatcctctaacctgggacagtggtataacagtacaacataagaacgaactataaaaatcagttgaaaaaggcttaactcatcagatagacaaaaaatacaagtggacgtgg includes these proteins:
- the LOC134686332 gene encoding uncharacterized protein LOC134686332, which translates into the protein MEISIKLELLVLIVMDCMYHLACLSGHVCTRERAENYLTSYNQAFICQERYTTSCGHLDWRRCTKYRIQTCFTPKQKYAIRYHQIEACCSGWREDGSGKCTVPTCSRECQNGGSCVAVGNMPGCLCQEGFHGDTCQHAQNEWKLWHTVAVSSGAVFLIIVITLAVVVTYGCKRTGGYQRLPQKEIICLKAPSTISTYTTTQTNTENYDQPNDDVCNTVYPSAPHMTNVPDSIQKL